A window from Dioscorea cayenensis subsp. rotundata cultivar TDr96_F1 unplaced genomic scaffold, TDr96_F1_v2_PseudoChromosome.rev07_lg8_w22 25.fasta BLBR01001620.1, whole genome shotgun sequence encodes these proteins:
- the LOC120256756 gene encoding uncharacterized protein LOC120256756 — MAVALPRDCNSHMHVVSMLTSVPLPRDMVASLDADPGTSSRVISTPQMHRDVEEMILEIPPLILTSSPPRDLRNKFFLASNSTLKPLHEDPLPKNQVDGDLPRVDQPLDDHQADDQHCDGICPSDPTPCDSPVTHHKARDLISVPIIPNVDLSRDKFPSSTISITQENVSPQLPIPAPEDFNTIPSDDNLLKPNISPTYSSQIIASAKYGTLPDHLKFLPPAIPIPEGYTWVVIHGGWTLIPKVNSDKFVTPDQPPITPTVSDPLDEELVDWDDDEDDQEFLADDFADVNDISEECDDFADPAIIASVVQHSEVRRSDRNKKPSTRWNEEAGFIQHPPRSSKKKIPEDPREGTIPQVHSSLNSWSDAQFQNYSIACGVKFLGSPQHKSKCFTIMKNLELERSSSSVGPEGTTTKAPNSSL; from the exons ATGGCCGTTGCTTTGCCTCGAGATTGTAACTCACACATGCATGTTGTCTCCATGCTAACGTCGGTTCCTTTGCCTCGTGATATGGTTGCATCACTTGATGCTGATCCCGGAACATCGTCTAGGGTGATATCCACTCCTCAGATGCATAGAGATGTGGAGGAGATGATTTTAGAGATTCCACCTCTCATCCTCACTTCCTCTCCACCTCGTGATTTGCGCAACAAGTTCTTTTTGGCCTCTAATTCTACTCTTAAGCCACTGCATGAGGACCCACTTCCTAAAAATCAGGTTGATGGCGACCTGCCTCGTGTTGACCAACCTCTTGATGATCATCAAGCGGATGACCAGCATTGTGATGGCATATGTCCCTCTGACCCTACACCTTGTGATTCACCTGTCACTCATCACAAAGCTAGGGACTTGATCTCGGTCCCTATAATTCCGAATGTTGATCTTTCTCGAGATAAATTTCCCTCCTCCACTATTTCTATCACTCAGGAAAACGTTTCTCCTCAGCTTCCAATCCCGGCTCCAGAAGATTTTAATACCATCCCCAGTGATGATAATTTACTAAAACCAAATATTTCTCCCACCTACTCTTCGCAAATCATTGCTTCTGCAAAATATGGGACCTTACCTGATCACTTGAAATTCCTTCCACCAGCTATCCCAATACCTGAGGGATACACCTGGGTTGTTATTCATGGAGGATGGACCCTAATTCCTAAGGTCAACTCTGATAAGTTTGTTACACCTGATCAACCTCCCATCACCCCCACTGTATCTGATCCTCTTGACGAGGAACTTGTGGATtgggatgatgatgaggatgaccAAGAATTTTTGGCAGATGACTTCGCCGATGTAAATGATATTTCGGAGGAGTGTGATGACTTCGCAGACCCGGCTATCATAGCATCAGTAGTCCAGCATTCTGAG GTCCGTCGTAGTGACAGGAACAAAAAGCCTTCTACTAGATGGAATGAAGAAGCAGGTTTTATACAACATCCGCCAAGATCCTCTAAGAAAAAGATTCCTGAAGATCCCAGGGAAGGTACCATTCCTCAAGTGCATTCCTCTTTAAATTCTTGGTCTGATgctcaatttcaaaattatagcATTGCATGTGGGGTGAAATTCCTAGGCTCACCTCAACATAAATCCAAATGTTTCACAATCATGAAAAATTTAGAACTGGAAAGATCTTCCTCTTCGGTTGGCCCTGAGGGGACCACCACTAAGGCACCCAACTCCTCATTATGA